The following are encoded in a window of Anopheles gambiae chromosome X, idAnoGambNW_F1_1, whole genome shotgun sequence genomic DNA:
- the LOC1272317 gene encoding uncharacterized protein LOC1272317 isoform X1, whose product MTSVDSDSNVPVDPRVQIELEKLNEATDNINKYEVDLDEAKNEFRELLRESAEKIKAVAKKVGNSIDAAKPYYEARLYASQLAKETQQCALNFDKAKSVHAAAKEMVYLAEQGLGEKSTLDTACQEMLTHATTRVNESQNECTEMRNVLKISELKLEVANNRVCKLHSQLKGAIRASSFDIRRNLLLMNIIAYQHELLFLPYYELRANYNAVLLEQKQKVVELETKVAESKLRYNEALSNLERISEEIHRQRKARRASSLDEDGGGSGSSSSSAVPPVGPAGHATGKMLASMHLPFGQQGPATLGTDHRRIDSADEYLEFPAKLSIKASPIKQKYLDKLDCPHLLKDFARKTSPSAESDSDNYQFSPNPTIDDITNMSSEDIEQWTEIRLSNSNSSSSGYSQHNSLVLEDAPTPQDETTDSSSEDSPKAKTRIIKMETYDAPEGIGGSVLRRTDGIAGWIAKTGSSVVGSGSTSGHGGAASGGTPGSAAAGCCSANSSSTFASSGRRQSLDIIIDTGDRVKDVFAQGIQRIGKTLERRNSESEVARDESAGSDFFLFQRADPAKDGLSDEQVENLLLDQDCTDIFQNVVNISK is encoded by the exons ATGACGTCGGTGGACAGCGACAGCAACGTTCCGGTGGATCCAAGGGTGCAG ATCGAGCTGGAGAAACTGAACGAAGCAACCGACAACATCAACAAATATGAGGTCGATCTGGAC GAAGCGAAAAACGAGTTCCGCGAGCTGCTGCGGGAAAGTGCGGAAAAGATAAAGGCGGTCGCGAAAAAGGTCGGCAACTCGATCGACGCCGCGAAACCGTACTACGAGGCGCGGCTGTACGCATCCCAG CTCGCGAAAGAGACGCAGCAGTGTGCGCTCAACTTCGACAAGGCCAAGTCGGTGCATGCGGCcgcaaaggaaatggtgtaccTGGCCGAGCAGGGGCTGGGCGAGAAGTCGACGCTCGATACGGCGTGCCAGGAGATGCTGACGCACGCGACCACGCGCGTCAACGAGAGCCAGAACGAGTGTACCGAGATGCGCAACGTGCTGAAGATAAGCGAGCTCAAGCTGGAGGTGGCCAACAACCGGGTGTGCAAGCTGCACTCGCAGCTCAAGGGCGCCATCCGGGCGTCCAG TTTCGATATCCGGCGCAATCTTTTGTTGATGAACATTATTGCTTACCAGCACGAGTTGCTGTTcct ACCGTACTACGAGCTGCGGGCCAACTACAACGCGGTGCTGCTCGAGCAGAAGCAGAAGGTGGTGGAGCTCGAGACGAAGGTGGCGGAATCGAAGCTACGGTACAACGAGGCCTTGTCCAACCTGGAGCGCATCTCGGAGGAGATCCACCGGCAGCGGAAGGCCCGGCGGGCCAGCAGCCTGGACGAGGATGGCGGCGGGTCCggctcgtcctcgtcgtcggcCGTGCCGCCGGTCGGGCCGGCCGGCCACGCCACCGGCAAGATGCTCGCCTCGATGCACCTGCCCTTCGGCCAGCAGGGGCCGGCGACCCTCGGCACCGACCACCGGCGCATCGACAGTGCCGACGAGTACCTCGAGTTCCCGGCCAAGCTGTCGATCAAGGCGAGCCCGATCAAGCAGAAGTATCTGGACAAGCTCGACTGTCCCCATCTGCTGAAAGACTTTGCGCGCAAGACGAGCCCGAGCGCGGAAAGCGACTCGGACAACTACCAGTTCTCGCCGAACCCGACGATCGACGACATCACCAACATGTCGTCGGAGGACATCGAGCAGTGGACCGAGATCCGGCTGTCGAactcgaacagcagcagctccggcTACTCGCAGCACAACTCGCTCGTGCTGGAGGACGCCCCGACGCCGCAGGACGAAACGACCGACTCGTCGTCGGAGGACAGCCCGAAGGCGAAGACGCGCATCATCAAGATGGAAACGTACGACGCACCGGAGGGGATCGGTGGGAGTGTGCTGCGCCGCACCGACGGCATTGCCGGCTGGATCGCGAAGACGGGCAGCAGCGTGGTCGGGTCGGGCTCGACTAGCGGGCACGGCGGGGCCGCATCGGGCGGGACGCCCGGTTCGGCAGCcgccggctgctgctccgccaactcctcctccaCGTTTGCCAGCAGCGGGCGGCGCCAGAGCCTGGACATCATCATCGACACGGGCGACCGGGTGAAGGACGTGTTCGCGCAGGGCATCCAGCGCATCGGCAAGACGCTCGAGCGGCGCAACAGCGAGTCGGAGGTGGCGCGGGACGAGTCGGCCGGGagcgatttttttctcttccagcGCGCGGACCCTGCAAAGGATGGTCTGTCGGATGAGCAGGTGGAGAACCTACTGCTAGACCAGGACTGTACCGACATCTTTCAGAACGTGGTGAACATATCAAAATGA
- the LOC1272316 gene encoding AH receptor-interacting protein, whose amino-acid sequence MDSTLQEPKIVKNIVHAGTKVVPFRDGTKVKFHYQTRKCDEARTLIDDSRAHGQKPMELVLGKKFKLEVWESIVQQMALHEVARFRCDRSLVQQYPFVSKTIRDAQKPREERKHCCGMTVQNEGIGYRDLDELFTHPQDLEFTIEILSIESPDEYEKESWQLSDDEKRALVGRLREQGNAAYRANDLTAARDAYSYATGIIEQLMLKEKPDEPEWIELAQMKVPLLLNYSQCKLLERDYYAAIEHCTEALKYDPHCVKALFRRGKAHAGAWNFDRARADFERAAELDSGLQTAVGKELAKLQEQQRLRDVEDRLKYQKLF is encoded by the exons ATGGATTCCACCTTGCAGGAGccaaaaattgtgaaaaacaTTGTGCATGCGGGCACCAAGGTCGTCCCGTTTCGGGACGGTACGAAG gtaAAGTTTCACTATCAGACGCGAAAATGTGACGAGGCGCGGACGCTGATCGACGACAGCCGGGCGCACGGCCAGAAACCGATGGAGCTGGTGCTCGGCAAGAAGTTTAAGCTCGAGGTGTGGGAATCGATCGTGCAGCAGATGGCCCTGCACGAGGTGGCCCGGTTCCGGTGCGACCGGTCGCTCGTCCAGCAGTACCCGTTCGTGTCGAAGACGATCCGGGACGCGCAGAAGCCGCGCGAGGAGCGCAAGCACTGCTGCGGCATGACGGTGCAGAACGAGGGCATCGGCTACCGGGACCTGGACGAGCTGTTCACCCACCCGCAGGACCTGGAGTTCACGATCGAGATTCTGTCGATCGAGAGCCCGGACGAGTACGAGAAGGAATCGTGGCAGCTGAGCGACGACGAGAAGCGGGCACTGGTTGGTCGGCTGCGCGAGCAGGGCAATGCCGCGTACCGGGCGAACGATCTGACCGCGGCCCGGGACGCTTACTCGTACGCGACCGGCATCATCGAGCAGCTGATGCTCAA ggAAAAACCCGACGAACCGGAATGGATCGAGCTGGCCCAGATGAaggtgccgctgctgctgaactACTCGCAGTGCAAGCTGCTCGAGCGGGACTACTACGCCGCGATCGAGCACTGCACCGAGGCGCTCAAGTACGATCCGCACTGCGTGAAGGCACTGTTCCGGCGGGGCAAGGCTCATGCCGGGGCGTGGAACTTCGACCGGGCCCGGGCCGACTTCGAGCGGGCGGCCGAGCTGGACTCGGGCCTGCAAACCGCCGTCGGCAAAGAGCTGGCCAAgctgcaggagcagcagcggctGCGGGACGTCGAGGACCGGCTCAAGTATCAGAAGCTTTtttag
- the LOC1272317 gene encoding uncharacterized protein LOC1272317 isoform X2 produces the protein MTSVDSDSNVPVDPRVQIELEKLNEATDNINKYEVDLDEAKNEFRELLRESAEKIKAVAKKVGNSIDAAKPYYEARLYASQLAKETQQCALNFDKAKSVHAAAKEMVYLAEQGLGEKSTLDTACQEMLTHATTRVNESQNECTEMRNVLKISELKLEVANNRVCKLHSQLKGAIRASRPYYELRANYNAVLLEQKQKVVELETKVAESKLRYNEALSNLERISEEIHRQRKARRASSLDEDGGGSGSSSSSAVPPVGPAGHATGKMLASMHLPFGQQGPATLGTDHRRIDSADEYLEFPAKLSIKASPIKQKYLDKLDCPHLLKDFARKTSPSAESDSDNYQFSPNPTIDDITNMSSEDIEQWTEIRLSNSNSSSSGYSQHNSLVLEDAPTPQDETTDSSSEDSPKAKTRIIKMETYDAPEGIGGSVLRRTDGIAGWIAKTGSSVVGSGSTSGHGGAASGGTPGSAAAGCCSANSSSTFASSGRRQSLDIIIDTGDRVKDVFAQGIQRIGKTLERRNSESEVARDESAGSDFFLFQRADPAKDGLSDEQVENLLLDQDCTDIFQNVVNISK, from the exons ATGACGTCGGTGGACAGCGACAGCAACGTTCCGGTGGATCCAAGGGTGCAG ATCGAGCTGGAGAAACTGAACGAAGCAACCGACAACATCAACAAATATGAGGTCGATCTGGAC GAAGCGAAAAACGAGTTCCGCGAGCTGCTGCGGGAAAGTGCGGAAAAGATAAAGGCGGTCGCGAAAAAGGTCGGCAACTCGATCGACGCCGCGAAACCGTACTACGAGGCGCGGCTGTACGCATCCCAG CTCGCGAAAGAGACGCAGCAGTGTGCGCTCAACTTCGACAAGGCCAAGTCGGTGCATGCGGCcgcaaaggaaatggtgtaccTGGCCGAGCAGGGGCTGGGCGAGAAGTCGACGCTCGATACGGCGTGCCAGGAGATGCTGACGCACGCGACCACGCGCGTCAACGAGAGCCAGAACGAGTGTACCGAGATGCGCAACGTGCTGAAGATAAGCGAGCTCAAGCTGGAGGTGGCCAACAACCGGGTGTGCAAGCTGCACTCGCAGCTCAAGGGCGCCATCCGGGCGTCCAG ACCGTACTACGAGCTGCGGGCCAACTACAACGCGGTGCTGCTCGAGCAGAAGCAGAAGGTGGTGGAGCTCGAGACGAAGGTGGCGGAATCGAAGCTACGGTACAACGAGGCCTTGTCCAACCTGGAGCGCATCTCGGAGGAGATCCACCGGCAGCGGAAGGCCCGGCGGGCCAGCAGCCTGGACGAGGATGGCGGCGGGTCCggctcgtcctcgtcgtcggcCGTGCCGCCGGTCGGGCCGGCCGGCCACGCCACCGGCAAGATGCTCGCCTCGATGCACCTGCCCTTCGGCCAGCAGGGGCCGGCGACCCTCGGCACCGACCACCGGCGCATCGACAGTGCCGACGAGTACCTCGAGTTCCCGGCCAAGCTGTCGATCAAGGCGAGCCCGATCAAGCAGAAGTATCTGGACAAGCTCGACTGTCCCCATCTGCTGAAAGACTTTGCGCGCAAGACGAGCCCGAGCGCGGAAAGCGACTCGGACAACTACCAGTTCTCGCCGAACCCGACGATCGACGACATCACCAACATGTCGTCGGAGGACATCGAGCAGTGGACCGAGATCCGGCTGTCGAactcgaacagcagcagctccggcTACTCGCAGCACAACTCGCTCGTGCTGGAGGACGCCCCGACGCCGCAGGACGAAACGACCGACTCGTCGTCGGAGGACAGCCCGAAGGCGAAGACGCGCATCATCAAGATGGAAACGTACGACGCACCGGAGGGGATCGGTGGGAGTGTGCTGCGCCGCACCGACGGCATTGCCGGCTGGATCGCGAAGACGGGCAGCAGCGTGGTCGGGTCGGGCTCGACTAGCGGGCACGGCGGGGCCGCATCGGGCGGGACGCCCGGTTCGGCAGCcgccggctgctgctccgccaactcctcctccaCGTTTGCCAGCAGCGGGCGGCGCCAGAGCCTGGACATCATCATCGACACGGGCGACCGGGTGAAGGACGTGTTCGCGCAGGGCATCCAGCGCATCGGCAAGACGCTCGAGCGGCGCAACAGCGAGTCGGAGGTGGCGCGGGACGAGTCGGCCGGGagcgatttttttctcttccagcGCGCGGACCCTGCAAAGGATGGTCTGTCGGATGAGCAGGTGGAGAACCTACTGCTAGACCAGGACTGTACCGACATCTTTCAGAACGTGGTGAACATATCAAAATGA